The Vicinamibacteria bacterium sequence AGCCACTGGGCGTCGGTCGAGTAGCGGTGGAAGCCTCCCCCCAAGTGGTCGTGGATCCCGCCTTCGGCCATTCCCTCCAGGGTCTTGAGCAGCATCTCCCGCGCTTGCCCGTCGCCCTCTCCCGCCCGGTCGAGAAGGAAGAACAGGTTCGAGGGAGAGGGAAACTTGGGAGCGCGGCCGAACCCCCCAAAGGTCCGGTCAAAGCGCTGGGCCAGCGCGGCCTGGGTCTCCTCCCCCAAGGCCGGCTCGGGCAGGCGGGGAGGAGCGGAGCCTGCCCCGAGCTGCTCCCGCATCGCCTCCGCCACCTCCTCCGCCTGGTCGTGGACCTCGTCGCGCCGCAGCTCCCAGGCCTCTCGCAGCGCGGCCAGGACGCGCGGGAAACCAGGCCGCCCGAGTCCGTCCTGAGGCGGGAAGTACGTTCCCGCGAAGAACGGCTTCAGGTCGTGGGTCAGGAAGAGCGAGTTGGGCCAGCCCCCGGAACGCGTGATGAGCTGGGTGGCGGCCATGTACACCTCGTCGAGGTCAGGCCGCTCTTCACGGTCCAGCTTGATGGAAACGAAGCCCTCGTTCATTTGCCGGGCGATCTCCGGGTTCGAGAAGCACTCGCGCTCCATCACGTGGCACCAGTAGCATGTCGAATAGCCCACGGAAAGGAAGATCGGCTTGTCCTCCGACCGGGCCCGGGCAAAGGCCTCCTCTCCCCACGGATACCAGTCCACGGGATTTTCTGCGTGGAGCAGAAGATAAGGGCTCGACTCTCGAGCTAGCCGGTTGCGCACGTCAGCCAAGTGAGCTTGCCTCTTTTGAATACAGTCTACAGCCACTGCTGGCGCCCTGGGTGAATGTAAACGTATACTGATAAAACTCTAAACGTATATGTTGCTCTAAATGCAATTCCAGGCTAGGCTTTGGCCCCATGCCGCTCACCCTCCGGCGGCGCTATTTGCTGGGCGCGCTGCTCGGCCTCTGCGGGCTGTGGCTCAACGAGGTCACTGTTCCCTTGCTCACGCAGGGAACGCCGCAGTTCGTCTTCGGTGGCGCCGCGGTCATGGTCTGCTTTGTCAGCCTGGGCACGGGGCCCGGGCTGATGGCCGCCCTGATCTCGCTCCTCCACCTCCTCGCACCCCGAAACGCCGCCGCCCTGGCCACGCTCGTCTACGTTGTTGAGGCCTGGGCAGCCTGCCTGCTCTACCGACGTTACGGCAGCCTGGTTTTCGCGGTCACCGCCTTCTGGTTCAGCGCCGGCTTCATCCTGGATTTGGTCGTCTACGGGGGAATGGTCGGCCTTACGCAAGACTTCCTTACGCTGCTTTTCATCAAGCAGGTCTTTAACGGAATCCTGAATGCCCTGATCGCCGAAGCGGTATTGCGCTTGCCCGGGGTGAGGCTTTGGCTGCCGGCCCGCGACTCCATCCTGCCCGCCAGCCTGAAACAGTACGTCTTCAACCGCGTGGTCTTCGTGGTCATGATCCCGGCCCTGGCCCTGGCCATGCTGTTCACCCGCACGGCCTACCAGGGCCACATCCTCCAAGCCCAGGCGCGGGAGCAGCATGCCGCGCAGGAGCTGAGGACGGGCCTCCGCGAGTTCCTGCTCGGCCGAGCGACCGCGATCGGAGGCCTCGCTCGGAGGCTGGAGACGGATGGGGCCGCCCAGCGAGTTGCCGCGCAGAGCCGGCTGGACCACTTCCGCCAGGAGAGGCCGGAGTTCCAGAGCCTCAGCTTCACGAACGCCCAGGGCGTGGAGGTCGCGGGCAGCGCCCCCTCTGGTCCTTTCGGGGGCGCCCTCGATGAGGTGACCCGGTCCCTCATCTTCAAGGAGGCCCGGGCCGAAGGACGGACGATCTACACCTCGCTCGCCGCCGGCCCCCACGGGGGCAGGGAGAACCCGGAGCCGCTCCTGATCGTCACCGAGCCGCTGCTGGACGGGCAAGGGCGATTCCGGGGCACGATCTCCGGGACCCTGGGACAGGCGGCCTTCGCTCCCCTCTTGGCTTCGGTCCGCGCGCACCCCGACGAGATCGTCACCCTCTTCGACCAGGACTACAACGTCATCTTCTCGTCGGACCCCCATCGACGCGCCGGGGACTCCCTGAAGGGATATCCCCCCGTGGAAGACCTGTCCGGACCCGCCCGCAGCTTCGCTTACTTTCCTCGCCCCGACGGCACGCTGGAGAGCGAGCTGGCCATCAATTTGCGCCACGCCTCCTTTCAGCGGGACACGCTTTCCGGCCTGGGCGCGCTCGTGGATCTTCCCGCCCGCAGCCTGCATCGGGACATGATGCCCACCGCCTACCGGATCCTCCTCTTCCTGGTCCTGACCCTGCTCTTGCTCTACGCGGTGGTGACGCGGTTCGCGCGCCGGGTCTCGGAGCCCCTGCTCGCCATCAACGGCGCCGCCAACGACATCGCGGCCGGTCGCTTCCCCGTGGAGGCCTCGCTCGAGGGCCTGGCGCGTAACCCCATCGAGGAGATCCAGAGCGTGGCCTTCCACTTCCTCACCATGCGCGACGCCCTGGCCTATCGCGATACCCTCACCGGCCTCCCCAACCGTCAGCTGTTCCTGGACCGCCTGGGCCTGGCCCTCGTCCAGGCCCGTCGGAGCCGGGAGGGCCTGGCCGTGCTCTACCTGGACCTCGACCGCTTCCGCCTCGTCGAGGACTCCCTGGGCCACGCCACCGGCAACGAACTGCTGCGGATCGTGGCCGAGCGGCTGCAGAGCAGCGTGCGCGAGGGGGACACGGTGGCCCGCCTCGGCGCGGACGAGTTCGTGGTCCTCGTCCGGCAAGTCAACCACGGGGAGGACGCGGCCCGGGTGGCGCGCAAGCTCCTGGACGGCCTGCGCCCGCCCTTCGTGGTGCAGGCTAGGGAGCTCATGGTGACGGGCAGCGTGGGCATCAGCTTCTACCCCAGCGACGGCGAGGAGGCGGAGACGCTGCTGAACGCCGCCCACATGGCCATGCACCGGGCCAAGAGCGAGGGCTGGGACACCTACCGGCTCTACACCGCGGCCATGAACGACCGCGCCCTGGAGCAGCTGGCCCTGGAGGTGGCCCTCCGCAAGGCCGTCGGCCAAGGCGAGTTCGTGGTCCACTACCAGCCCCTGCTGGACCTGCGCAGCGGGCGGGTGGAGGGGGCGGAGGCCCTCGTGCGCTGGCAGCACCCGAGCTTGGGCCTGCTTGGCGCCCACCAGTTCATCTCCCTGGCCGAGGCCTCGGGGCTCATCGTGTCCATCGATTCCTGGGTCCTCCGCACGGCCTGCGCGCGGGCGGTGGCCTGGCGTCGGCAGGGGTGGCCGCACCTCAGGGTCGAGGCCAACCTCTCCGCTCGCCAGTTCCAGCAGCGCGATCTGGTGGACGAGGTGACCCGCTGCCTTCAGGACACCGGCCTTCCCGCCGAGGCTCTGGAGATCGAGATCACCGAGCGCATCGCCATGCAGGACGTGGCCCGCTCGGTCGAGATCCTGCGCGCGCTCCGCCGCCTCGGCGTGCGGATCTCCCTGGACGACTTCGGGACCGGCTACTCCTCCCTGAGCTACTTGAAGACGCTCCCTGTGGACACGGTCAAGCTTGACCAGTCTTTCGTGCGGGACATCACGACCGATCCCGGGGACGCCGCCATCGCCACCGCCGTGATCGCCATGGCCCACAGCCTGGACTTGCGGGTGGTGGCGGAGGGGGTGGAAACCCGGGAGCAACTGTCCTTCCTCCGGGATCAGGGCTGCGACTCCTTCCAGGGCCACCTCTTCAGCGCCGCCGTTCCCGGCGACTTCATCGCCGGCCTGCTCGAGCAAAGCCTGGACTCCCTGCTCAGCCAGGCCAGCTGACCCCCCCCGCCCCTCCCCGGGGCCCCGGCTTGACATTGGCCTCAGATATGTATATTAAGTATTCATATTGAGCCTGGAGGCGCCATGGGGTCCTCAGGGGCGGCGGGTTCGGCCGTATTTCTTCAATGGGCTTCCGAGACGGGTGCTCACGGAATGCCCATACCGCACGACTTGGAAGGCCGCGGCTGGCACCGGCTGGCCGAACACCCGCTCTTCCACGGAACTTGGCTGATGGAAACGGAGACGGTGTCTCTCCCTCCCTCGCCGATCACCCCGACCCGTCCCCGTCGAAGGCCCCGGTCTGGGCCCGCGCTGATCTCGCGGCGCTAACCGGGAGCCGTCCGGGCCCCGCGCGGGGTCGGTGTCCCGCAGTGCGGGCAGAGGCGCCAGAGGGGGTTCAGCGCCTGCCCGCAAGAGCAGGTCATCTCCGCCGTCGAGCCCGGTCTCCCTGGGGCAACCGCGGCCTCTGAGGGGGCCTCGCCCCCCGGCCTCCCTTGCTTCCCGACCGCGGCCGCCTCCGCCCGGCGAACCGTCTCGTCGTGGGCATCGAGGTCGGTGCTGCCGAAGAGGGAGGAGAGCATCGCTTTCCCCACCACGTTCATGAGGAGGCCGAAGAGGGCG is a genomic window containing:
- a CDS encoding EAL domain-containing protein is translated as MPLTLRRRYLLGALLGLCGLWLNEVTVPLLTQGTPQFVFGGAAVMVCFVSLGTGPGLMAALISLLHLLAPRNAAALATLVYVVEAWAACLLYRRYGSLVFAVTAFWFSAGFILDLVVYGGMVGLTQDFLTLLFIKQVFNGILNALIAEAVLRLPGVRLWLPARDSILPASLKQYVFNRVVFVVMIPALALAMLFTRTAYQGHILQAQAREQHAAQELRTGLREFLLGRATAIGGLARRLETDGAAQRVAAQSRLDHFRQERPEFQSLSFTNAQGVEVAGSAPSGPFGGALDEVTRSLIFKEARAEGRTIYTSLAAGPHGGRENPEPLLIVTEPLLDGQGRFRGTISGTLGQAAFAPLLASVRAHPDEIVTLFDQDYNVIFSSDPHRRAGDSLKGYPPVEDLSGPARSFAYFPRPDGTLESELAINLRHASFQRDTLSGLGALVDLPARSLHRDMMPTAYRILLFLVLTLLLLYAVVTRFARRVSEPLLAINGAANDIAAGRFPVEASLEGLARNPIEEIQSVAFHFLTMRDALAYRDTLTGLPNRQLFLDRLGLALVQARRSREGLAVLYLDLDRFRLVEDSLGHATGNELLRIVAERLQSSVREGDTVARLGADEFVVLVRQVNHGEDAARVARKLLDGLRPPFVVQARELMVTGSVGISFYPSDGEEAETLLNAAHMAMHRAKSEGWDTYRLYTAAMNDRALEQLALEVALRKAVGQGEFVVHYQPLLDLRSGRVEGAEALVRWQHPSLGLLGAHQFISLAEASGLIVSIDSWVLRTACARAVAWRRQGWPHLRVEANLSARQFQQRDLVDEVTRCLQDTGLPAEALEIEITERIAMQDVARSVEILRALRRLGVRISLDDFGTGYSSLSYLKTLPVDTVKLDQSFVRDITTDPGDAAIATAVIAMAHSLDLRVVAEGVETREQLSFLRDQGCDSFQGHLFSAAVPGDFIAGLLEQSLDSLLSQAS